The sequence below is a genomic window from Glycine max cultivar Williams 82 chromosome 20, Glycine_max_v4.0, whole genome shotgun sequence.
atttagtAGATTTTCATCATACTGCACCATCAGCTAAAATAAAGACATAATCACTTGTCGATTTTGTTTCATCAGaataaaaaatccaatttttattaattttaagagaaCTTATTTCATCATTAATAGCTTCTTTCCAAAAAGGTACATCAATAGACCCTATGGTCTCACCATAAGTTTTAGAATCATTTTCAAGTAGAAAAGACCAAAATTCAGAACCAAAATCCTTAACTTTTTTAGATCTTTTACTCCTCCTAGGTTAAAAAATAATGGCCTTATTAGCATTACTACAAGATGATAAATTAGAACAAGAAGTATCACAAACAAAtttagacaatttatttttcaaaggaaaaacattttcaaagaaagtgGTATCTCTAAATTGCATAATAGCACCATTAGAAATTTCGGATACTTTTGAATTAACAACCAAGAATCTATAAGTAGTATTATGCAAAGAATgtccaacaaaaacataatcaacaatttttggtccaattttccttttcttattaatagggaTGTTAACCTTTGCTAGACACCCTCACACTTTAAAATATTGCAAATTTGATTCTCTTTTTTCTCCGTAGCTCCTATggggttttttcaaaaaatttataaggtACCATATTAAAAATACAACATGCAAAATATAAAGTTTCATCCAAGTGTTCATTCTAACTCCAATtatgataaactcatcccttacacatgtttattttttttaacaaggaaTTACATATATAGAAGCAACCAGTCACCAACCTGTAGCAACAAAATACTTGCAGCaagaaacataaaataaaaactgaacaaCAAACTTCCTAACATTAAAGACCCTGTAACGTTCATAAAGGAAATTGATCAAGTAAAAAATAGCTTCCTAACATATAGAAATGGAACTAATAGGgtgcttttagtttttttttcacggaaactaattctaaaagcattttatctttaaaaaatataattgataaagaaaatatattttaattttaaatttcaaattataagaaaatattttccaacaatctaccactaatttaaaatttaatgaaatgaaataatataataaaacatttttagtaGAGCATAATACATTATGTtttcatccattaatttttcaGACTTGCTAAAAAAGAGACTTAATCATAACCATGACAGATATTTTGGTAAAACAGAATGTTACTCCAAAGactatgtaagaaaaaaatagtttttctctttaagacggttagaaaaataaaataaaatgaaagaaataaataagaagaaaatacaaagtcttaaattaaataacaaaataactttaattggCAGCAATGAATCAACAATACACTATATCATACAATAAgtacaaggaaaaaataaattaggaaaagaaataattaatctGGATTGAAGCGCAcaaacgctatccttagagaaaaaaaactctCCCACTATCCAACCCATTGGTTTCCGAtctcaaaaataagtttttagagaaggaagagaaaattttaaagataaagaaatCAAACTCTTTAAAAAGActtcgtgtatatatatatatccccttatacaataacaaaaacataattcattaaaataaaatcttaaaaagatagaaaatttaattttacgtaacagaatctaaaataaatattttattttataaaatagaattaatataagtaatatatatttataaattttaaattataaaacaaatatttagtaAGATTATACACgtctatttaaaaagagttggTCCCTATGATTTGTTTCTCTGAATGCTTAATCTAGAAGTGTCAATACATCATCAAGTATCAACTGCAGGCTTTTGAGACGCTGGAATTTctgtatttacaatttttttgcaatttaggttctatgcaaattttattatttgaataatataaattttgaagcATACCTCGTACATTATGTGCAAATTCTGATGTCTTAATTGTAATCAAGACTCCTATTtgatcttttttcattttcacagCTATTAATAAATTGTGgagtttaaattaaatgaagccatatttgaaaaaagaaatcataCATTTGTCACACAGCTTAACTTTCAGGTTAGAGAAGGGAAGTAGGGAAGCAGAAACTGTGTCAATTTGCTTCTATATTCCAAATTTTCCATTTAATGATTATTCTTTCCAAGGCATTTCAAGTAATACACAAACTTTTGTTCTTTCGTTTTTCTAGTTTCCTTGTCTATGTGACTATGTTCACATAAAAACAATTCAAAGTATGACAAACAATTGTTGTAAAATAGTGTATGGTACTAAAACAAATTGAATGGCAGCTAGCAGCAGAAGAAACTGCATTTTGTTCCTCCTTGTAGTGAATGAAATGCCAGCCAAATGACAGACACTTGAAATAATTCTGATGAAGGAGTTCCTCTATGAATTTGGAACAAAGGTGCCAACATAGCCAACCCCCGCAACAAAGAAGGCCATAGATTGCAGGAAGAGATATATGAAGTAGTGGTTCTTCCCATATTTCAGATCATAACATGCACAAAAAAACAGGTAGGCCCCCACTAGAAGTTCCAGGAAATGAAGCCTGTTAATCATCAACAAACAATTAGTGAAGGTGAAATAATGAATGCTGGTTATGAAAATCACATTTTAAGCCACATGCAAAATGATTGTTATAATGCAAATGTAGACACCAAATTCCCAACTTGAGGGAATCAAATGAACTCTTTCATGTCTATGTTGTTCATACTATTCTGTTATAaatgataacaaataattaGAGTGTTATCCTTATATGGGTGTACCTTTCACCGATTCTGATACGAGGCTTCCTAGCTGCTTTGCCACCTGACTTTGTTTTAAGAGCATCTCCCAATTTCTCAGTAACTACCCATTCATTTACTCTCCCTGCCTCTAACAAACCTGTAAGTGTTGCCTTGGTCCTATGCATTGACATAACATTTTCAAAGAGTATCCAGAATACCAGTAAGTGGATTGACCTGCACAAGATGTACACAAGTTACTCACATCACAAATGAACAAAGAAAACCTTGTTTACCAAGTTTTTCCAACTTAAAAATGCTTACCTTGGAGTTCCAACTGCATTAAGGAGTGTAATGATAGAAGGAATATACACAGCACCCCACTTGGGAACTTCCACTTCTGGAACTAAAACAGTTGCAGGCATAATCACACAGTAGAATACAAATGTGACCACATGAGCAACGATTTTCCGTACAAAGAAGAAACTATAAATCACATATAACTTCTTCCACATGGAAACTTTCTGCATGGTATGGTAAAAAAGGAATTAGAAGAGATGGTGGATACTAATATAATTTGACTTCTTCAAACAACAACCTAAGGACATTGAAGATTAATTACAAGGAAACTGATACCTTGTTTCTCATGATTTCCATTGCCATTTTCTTGAAAAGATTAGCTGGGCCACATGACCACCTGTGCTGCTGATAACGATAGGCTTTGAAGGTACTTGGCAATTCACTTTTCACCtaaatttatttacataaagttaaaaattgttatatgaAATAAACAACTCAGTATAGGAGAAAAGACTCAACAGAAACTTGATGTATAACTGAAATACTTTTTGTGCAATCTTTTCTAAGTAACTCATTGAACAAACTCCTGAGTATAAACAGTGAAACTAAATGCGCAGCGTGTTTCAGTGATACCTTGAGATCGCTAAGATACACAAATTTCCCGCCTTTGAGACCAGCACGGACAGCCAGATCCATATCTTCCACTGTTGTGCGGTCCTTCCATCCACCAGCTTCATTTAATGCTGAAATTCTCCACACACCAGCTGTGCCTGCACCATGCATCATATCGTTTACATTCACATGACTGCTTCCACTAGCCAAAGAAACATTATTGTACTGTTTATTAGGGAAATGATATACCATTGAAACCAAAGAAGGCATAGGTTGAGGACCCAACTTCCTGCTCCACAAGGAAATGATAATCCAATGACATCTCTTGCATTCTTGTCATTAAGCATTCATCAGCATTAACTGACATACACAAGATATATAACTGTCACACCTTACCTAAGGCAGATATTGACATTCTACATTGTGACAAATTTATTTCTTGTAAAGTGGAAATGATTTTTTGTTGTAGCTAAGACATTGGTATGAGTCCTGTTCTTTTCTAACTGTTGATTTGCTTTGGTGGAATTAAATTTTGTTCTATATCAAAATGGAGTTGTGtagatatcaaaatattttaaatattaggtGGTATTGGTGCCGTGTGCATGTATCTTTTCTGTGCTTCTTAGCTTCCGTAAGACATTTGTATCTCTAAGCAGATACTATTTTTGAGTCCATTGGCTAAGCTTGGCCACGATGCTCTAAGAATTTTCTTTCCATTCAGGATTGAACACTTCTGATAAGCACAATCATGGTCTTTATACTGATTATTAAAATGAATCGCAACTAATAAATAgggttaaaaaaagaaatagacaaGCAATTTTCCTAAACTGTAATCAAATGTAAAACCTTTTAATTTGTACAATAAAGAATCTTCGCACTTAAACATAGTTTTCAGACGTAGTAGACTCTTCCAAAACTGTAATCAAATGTAAAACCTGTTAATCCtgttttagttaaaaatcaaaaaccaaatattttaaagataccTACATGTCCAAAATCCCCGCTATAAAACCATTTGTAGACTCAAGAGTCCAAAACCCTCACTATATAAACATCTCTTACAGTCAGAGTATCTGCACACACTCAGATTCTAAACTCTCTTTCTAGTCAAAAACAATAGTGGTGCCAATCGCACCACAGCTAGTAGCGTTACAGATTAACACTAATGCTGCTGGAAGTGGAGCACGCCAACAATCTGTAGGGTGTTACTTGCTCTCGGCCTTACAGTGGACGAAGAAGACCACACCATCCTCTTGGTCTCACCTTCTCCCACCCATATGGCCGTAGGTTGTAAAAGTCATAGCCCTAAACCAGCTTATGCTTGAGACTAAAATCCACGTACCGCCTTCTCCCATCTCCATGTCTAAGTGAGGCAGCCCATTCTGCAAGCATTTCATTATTCGGAGAGTTTTCCCTCTGAACTTGCATGTTGATCTGCCTATCTCCATCTAGGACAGAAAACCCTTCTTCTTTGTACTTGTTTGGTTTCATCATATTCACGAAACTAAAACTAGGAAGAGTTCTTTGAACTTTATGTTCCTTGTTGATTTTCATATCTTTGACCACTTTTTGGACCGTACATATGTCCGCTGCATCTTTGAATGGAAGGAATGAAACAATGGTGATAAGAACAATTCCATGCAACAAAGAGAACTATTCTTTTCACCATTGTGTGAATGGCTATGTGGACAAGTTCTCTTTGTTGAAGGAAACTATTCCTATCACCAATGTTTCATTCCTTCCATTTAAAGATGCAGTAAGGACATGTGTACCGTCCAAGAAGTGGTcaaaaatatggaaaaaaatCAACGATGAACATAGAGTTCAACGAACTCTTCTTTGTTTATCCTCATGAATCTGATGAAACCCAAAGAAGTACAGAGAAGGGTTTTCTCTCTCAGATAGAGACAGGCAGATCAGGATGCCAGTTCAGAGGGAAAACTCTCCAAACAACGAAACGCTTGTAAAATGGGCATCCTCGCTTAGACTCGGAGATGGAAGAAGGAGGCTCGTGGATTTCAGTCTCAAGCGTAGGCTGGTTTATGGTTTTGACTTTAACAGCCTACGACATGCAAAGTAATTCATCCCACCACTTTCTCCACTTCCTTGGCCATATGGAAGGGAGAAAGTGAGACTAAGAGGATGGTGCGATTCGCACCACTATTGTAGTTTTCTTAGGCTTTTGTTGTGGTGGCGACTGATCCACCCTTGCATCGGTTTTATTAAATGTTGTTGGTAGTTGTGATGGTGTTAAAACTAGTTTACCTGAGGGTTTGTTTGCTGTCCGAGTAGCAGCTGCTGAGCAATTGGTGTTTTGCTCCCTTGCAGAGGAAGCAGTGACATCATCTTTGCTGCCTCTACTGCTCTCGCTTTGGGAAATTGGGATAACGGTTTCTTTAGTCATATTAGAATTAGGGGAATTGTTGCAGGGGTTCAAGAGGTGCCTGAAGAAAAAGATGTTCTTGACTAGAAAAAGAGTATAGAATCTGAGTGTGTGCAGAAATTCTTACAGTAAGAGATGCTTATAAAGTGAGAGTTTTGGACTATTGAGTGTACGAGATGGTTTTATAGTAGGGATTAGGATTTAGTCGTGTCGGTATCTTTACAATATTTGGATTCTTGTACGTGTGGTATCTTtacaatattttgtaaaactgcTTCGCAATTAAACGTAAGTTTTTAATTGTATAACTATATTTTGACACCAGATCCTTTGTAAGAGACcacagttttaatttttaatttttaaagcagGCTTGCACAAAAGAGTTTCATGAAGGATGAGAAAAACAATACCGAATTTCCATCGAGCTTGGACTAGTGCAACTTCTGGGTTGTAAGCAAGGAATGGTATGGTGCGCCAAAGGAAGTTAGGCTCAGGTTGGAAATCAGCATCAAAGATGGCCACATAGTCACACAAATTCACATAGCTGTGCTTCATGCCTTCTTTGAGAGCTCCAGCTTTGTAACCATTTCTGTTCTCTCTGATCTCATACTTTATGTTTACGCCTTTACTGGCCCATCTCTGGCATTCCACCTCCACCATATTCTGTGGTGTTttggtaaaaaagaaaacaagaaaaaaaaagaggttatGTGAGCACTAACTAGGAATATATGAATGTATTGTGTTATTTTATACATGGACAAATTGATGGTCAGGATAGATAATGCAGAATCAtgttttttatggataaattgATGGTCACCGTTTTTCTCTACCCCCTAAATGTTCAGAAAGCATGACATGTGCAATTGCGTTTTGGGTTGAAGCCTTGGATTTCCTAACATAAAGTAATTTGTTCATAAATGTTGTTTTGTGAAGGAAAATTTTCCATGCAAGTTGACCTAGATTATGAGTAATGAGTAAAATTATTCTTTAGTAGCCCCTAGAGAGTACAAAAGATCTcaataggtaaaaaaataatagaaaggtTTAACATTGCTTAATTGTGGGAAGATAAAGcagtaaacaaaataatttattggaaGATAAAGGAGCAAATTGccagttaattttattagtagGAAGGGATGATTTCAACCTTAATGATTGGGTCAGTGGAATCATCAAGAACTTGAATAATAACCCTATCAGATGGCCATGATAGCCCACATGCAGCTCCAATTGACAATTGATACACCTGCAACCAATGAAACAGTACCCACAAAAACTTTaacttcagtaaaaaaaaaaaaaaaaactatttcaagAAACAATCCATGTcataacaattttttcttttgaataaaaaaaagaggtttaTTAAAGGAAATAACTCTAGTAATACCTACCTCTTTCTCATTGTACATTGGAATTTGCACCAAGACCATAGGGTATGCAGAGTTTCCAAACTCAAGGTCATCCCTGAGTGGCTCCCATTTATACTTCTTTTCTGGCTTGTACCTAAACAACTTCACAAAGATTATGACTATACCCATATAAACTCTCTCCACAAATAACATAAGTGACATGGCTAGGCACAAAACCACTAGCAATTTCATCAATGGAACCACCAGGGGTGCCCTGGCTTGTTGCCAAATCAAACCCATTTGGCTTGCACTGCCATAGTGCATGCTTTCAAACGTAGCTGCTGATGAAAGCCGATCCATTTGGTGGCTTTCTTGGTTTCCTATGGAGAGACAAAGAGCACTAGTACAATGGTGTGACTATATAAAACAATGTGATATCACTCACTCACTAGTTGTGCTTGGTCTTGGTGGCTTATTGGCTTTGCGAAAAGAACACGAATTGTTTGTAGTTTTTTTCACTTTTGGTCACTCAGTGATTGTTGCTTAGGAGTTACGTCAAGGCAATAAGGAAGGGCTAGAGTCAGAAGGGACTATTATAGCACTGTGGTAACAAAGAAACAATGCATTCACACACTGAACTAGCTAGTAGTTCAGCTCCATGTGCCAGATTTTGTGACACCAAATGGAGCTAACGTATGTTGCAGTGCTTTTCAAGTTGTATATCTCTCTCTCGCTGGTCCCTCTTCTCGTTTATGATCggtgagagagagatagagagaaggGTGTTTGGAATTTTGGATGTCGTGTCTTGAGTAAGAATATTAAAACAATGTgtaatgtatttatatataagaaatatattgCAGTGTTTGtatcaaagagaaagagaaataaacTGAAAAACAATTATGATGAGATCGATTATGGACACAGCTGGCTTGAGGGTTGAAACCAGAAAAGAGTGTCACAATCCAGTAGCGTTAGTAGACATGTAGCTAACAGAACATTAAAATATGGAGCAGTGGTTTCCACAAAGCAATGTTGGGAACTTCATTTTAGTCATTAAAATTGTTTTGCGTATAAATGTAAAAGTACATTTAacaaagtttttaatttaaagacaaAGTTAATGTGATTCCTATGACATGGtcgaaaaattatattaatatctaCTTTTAAGTTGGTAAAAATAAGTTGATGCTactttttcatgattaaagtTGAAATTAATGTTAATTCTTTTAAAGGCCAACTTAATATCATTTGCATCTTTAAAAACCTAAAATGAGTATATACTCagtttgtttttatgtttaaaagagTTTTCAAGTGTATTAAATTATTGTATTaaagaagtatttttttattcataaaaatcaaatataatatcagaaatttataataatttacacattttaatcaattcagctaaaaaaatgtatatctaAATTAAGAAGTGCTTTTGGTTATAAGCTGAAAaattttagatttgatttttgttctttCACGTATCCAATTACAACGGATGTGATGGATCATGAGAAGGTATTGTTAAATTAGACAAAGAGCAGCCAACAAAAAGAAGGTACTTGGCGGTTGACATGTCGATATATTTTATAGGTCTTAAGTTCTACTCACCTTAATTTTATATCGAGAATTTAGATGCCCAAAAAGTATACATGACAAttgacatatataataattttggacCTTCATCAGCATAGTTcaaattatatgattaattataatttatatcatcaactttcttcaaataaatttaattgaacttGACGAATTATTACGATGTCATAATTCGTATTGAAGGCCACTTTAAtatcatcataaaaatatattaatatggtgatttaatttttttaattaaaatgagaaaaatgtgtAAAGTGagacaatcaaaatatatttatcaataattaattttaatcaagctATGGTCATGATCGGATCAATCGAGTTTAAATCCAGAAATCCTGTCCGACATAACCTAGATGATTGTTATTTTAGAATCAAACCATCTTATTAAAGTATTCGATTTGGACAGGTTATAGATTAGGCAGATGAGTTGGTTCGCTTAATGCATACACTGTAAATCaatgtgaaaaatgaaaaatgaaataataaatcaaaaatcaaaacacAGATTAAAAAAGCGTGCATAAATTGGGTTGATCAAGTTTAGATCCAGAAATTTAGTCCAACATAACCTAAATGGTTgttaatttataatcaaattgttttattaaagtATTCGGTTTGGGTGGGTTATAGATTAGGCGGGTGGGTTGGTTCAGTTAATGCATGTACTGTAAATTAGTGTCGAAAATGGAAAAggaaatcaaaaataaaaacatcatgTAAAAGGAAACATAAAGCATAAATCAAAGTCTtgaatgtgaaaataaaaaataccttcatGAAACAATGAACCCAAAGCATGACGCAAAAGCTATGGCTTCACGATCTCCACTTGAGTCGATGATAATGAAGGAATGTGGATGCGAGCTCCATTTGAGAGGACGACAACTATTCAACCTTAGGACAACAATGTCGTAAGCTTCTTAAGGTTGTGAGTGATAGTGACTGACTCTTATTGTGACTATGAGTTGTTTGTTTTACACTTTTATACTCTATATTTTAGGGTTAATTGGTTAATATGGGCCATTGGGCCATGTATGTATTGATTGGGCTCATACTCATTTGATTTAAGTAGTGTAATCTCATGAAGGGAACTAAGTTGGGCCTAACCAAACTTATgttaatataaacattttttggTTGGGTTAGTTTTCGATGGATATAAAACTTACATGGCAGTTGCTTTGGACACACAACATTTTTGCTGGGACACCCAGAAACTAAGGTGAAAGGGCTAAAATGTCTTTCACATGTTCactataaaaaagaatagtGACTCCTCCGTACGAGTCACATTCTCATGCTCTTCCATTCAcgtttcttcttcctttcctgGTGCTAGCTCATTGTTGTTTGTTGTTCGTTGgttcatctccttctttgcttccaTCCCTGTTCTtcgttgttgcttcttcttcgttGGTTCATCTTCTTCCAGGTAAGTTATTTTTCGTTTCCTGTTTTGCTTAATTCATAGTTTtggttttttgttgtttgaattgAATCAATGTATTACTTCCCTGTATTGAATCAATGTATTGCTTCCCTGATGTTTGAACTGAAACCATTGGcgaaaaaattacatttttctggaaaaaaaaaacccataagGATTGTTGATCtgtatgggttttttttttaattctaaatatattttttaaattgttttgtagtgtattttttttaatagttttagcaattttataattttatatgatttatttgttaagtattgatttttttatataaaaaaattaattattagattgcTAAGACTAATATTAGATTAGAttgctaaaaaattaatttagtaattagattgctaaaaaaattaatttaaaatattttcatattaaatttgtttaactttaaataaaattgaaacaaatatttaaaagatattaaatttgttagttataaaaactattgaaacgaaaattttaaataattaaatttgttataaaaaataatgaaacaaatattttaattgtataataaatttgttagttataaaaaattattgaaacaaaaatttaaaatattttaaaatttttagttagttttaaaaaattgacgaaaccaaaatttaaaatttaaaatatattaagatggttagttttaaaaaatgattgaaacaaaattttaaaatatattaaatttgttagttatataaattgttaaaaccaaaatttaaatttgaaaatatattaagattgttagttttataaaatgattgaaatcaaattttaaaatatattaaattttttagttataaaaaatattgaaaccaaaatataatataatttaatttttttagttttaaaaaatattaaaacaaatgtttaaaagtgataataaatttgttagttttaaaaaatgattgaaaccaaaattgaaaatattttaaaattgttagttagttttgaaaaattgttgaaaccaaaatttaaaatatattaatattgtttgttttaaaaaatgatttaaaccaaaatttaaaagattttaaatttgttagttttaaaaaatattacgcGGACAATGGTTAAAACTAGAGGTCTCGAGATGAGCTTTTGGCTGAACAATAGGAAAAACCCTAGGAAGGAAAGAGGCTAGTGACGATGATAATGATGCCCCAACGGCGAAGGCCTACCGCATCTGCCCGTAGGCAGCGATAAGAGATGCCTGTTGTTGAGGATCCTCCTACAACCGCggatttaattcttttatcattaattaatttaaatcaagcTATGGTCATGATCGGATCAGTCGAGTTCAAATCCAGAAATCCAATTCAACATAACCTACATGGTTGTTATTTTAGAATTGAACCATCTTATTAAAGTATTCGATTTGGGCAGGTTATAGATTAGGCAGGTGAGTTGGTTCAATTAATGCATGCACTGCAAATCAATGTGGACCATGAAAAAGGAAATCATAAATCGAAAATCAAAACACGGATTAAAAGGAAACGAAAAGTGTGCATAAATTGGGTCGATCAAGTTCAGATCCAAAAATCCAGTCCAACATAACCTAACTGGTTgttaatttataatcaaattgtCTTATTAAAGTATTCGATTTGGGCAGGTTATAGATTTGGCGGAAGGGTTGGTTCAGTTAATACATCTATTGCAAATTAGTATCGAAAATGGAAAAggaaatcaaaaatcaaaacatcaTTTAAAAGGAAACATAAAGCATAAATCAAAGTCTtgaatgtgaaaataaaaaataccttcatGAAACAATGAACCCAAAGCATGACGCAAAAGCTATGGCTTCACGATCTCCACTTGAGTCGACGACAGTGAAGGAATGTGGATGCGAGCTCCATTTGAGAAGACGACAACTATTCAACCTTAGGACAAGTGCCGTAAGCTTCTTAGGGTTGAGTGATAATGACTGACTCTGATCGTGACTATGAGTCATTTGTTTTACACTTTTATACTTGCAGTTTTAGGGTTAATTGGTTAATATGGGCCATTGGGCCATCTATGTATTGATTGGGCCTATACTCATTTGATTTAAGTAGTGTAATCTCATGAAGGGAATTAAGTTGGACCTAACCAAGCTTATgttagtataaataattttggattGGATTAATTTCCGAGTATAAAACTTAAATTGAACACGatcaaatttaatcatttaaatcctttttttttactcgCCAAACTTGTTGACCCACCCGAAACCACCtgaaaatggatttttttcttGGTTTCTTTGATTTTGGGTCAGGTCGCCCTAAACACAATGGTTGGAAAATGGGTCAACCCATTGCAACATGCCATGATCCGCCAAAAATAGATCGGGATAAATTGTCCCacataaataagtttaaatctCATATCATCCAGTTTACTCTTAGATTGGTGAGTTAGCATCTTGAACCCaccaaaaaaattttaaaaatgaaaatagatgaTTATCTGTGAATAATTAATATCaacaccaaaaatataattaattatatgctCTCACTTttcatgttctcactaattatGTTTTCctagtaaataaaattatataaatgtttCATGAATATCCTAATGAGTGTCAACgtagaaataaagaaataggaataacatgataaatataaaatgatatttttttatgattaatatgatatgatatataagaagaaagaaataaaaaaaaaaggtgtcaATAATATTTACACTATTGCTTACAGTTAAATATAGAATGTCCCAAAAAATATGGCACGTTTTCTTCGCTGTCATTCTGACGTGGAAGTTCATTGTTTATTGCTTATTGTATAGTATAGCGGTTATTGCTTGTTTGATTGTAGCTGTTGATCACTGCAGTTGGAAGAAGGTTCCAATTATGTATTCTTTTAAAAAGCTGAGTTTGGTTATAATCCATATGGATATCAATcagtaacaaaataaaattttgctttACGATATTGAGTTTATTTGGATGGTCCTCGGGGCAATATAAAACAGGATCAGTAC
It includes:
- the LOC100797453 gene encoding probable glucomannan 4-beta-mannosyltransferase 9 isoform X2, whose amino-acid sequence is MVLVQIPMYNEKEVYQLSIGAACGLSWPSDRVIIQVLDDSTDPIIKNMVEVECQRWASKGVNIKYEIRENRNGYKAGALKEGMKHSYVNLCDYVAIFDADFQPEPNFLWRTIPFLAYNPEVALVQARWKFVNADECLMTRMQEMSLDYHFLVEQEVGSSTYAFFGFNGTAGVWRISALNEAGGWKDRTTVEDMDLAVRAGLKGGKFVYLSDLKVKSELPSTFKAYRYQQHRWSCGPANLFKKMAMEIMRNKKVSMWKKLYVIYSFFFVRKIVAHVVTFVFYCVIMPATVLVPEVEVPKWGAVYIPSIITLLNAVGTPRSIHLLVFWILFENVMSMHRTKATLTGLLEAGRVNEWVVTEKLGDALKTKSGGKAARKPRIRIGERLHFLELLVGAYLFFCACYDLKYGKNHYFIYLFLQSMAFFVAGVGYVGTFVPNS
- the LOC100797453 gene encoding glucomannan 4-beta-mannosyltransferase 9 isoform X1 produces the protein MDRLSSAATFESMHYGSASQMGLIWQQARAPLVVPLMKLLVVLCLAMSLMLFVERVYMGIVIIFVKLFRYKPEKKYKWEPLRDDLEFGNSAYPMVLVQIPMYNEKEVYQLSIGAACGLSWPSDRVIIQVLDDSTDPIIKNMVEVECQRWASKGVNIKYEIRENRNGYKAGALKEGMKHSYVNLCDYVAIFDADFQPEPNFLWRTIPFLAYNPEVALVQARWKFVNADECLMTRMQEMSLDYHFLVEQEVGSSTYAFFGFNGTAGVWRISALNEAGGWKDRTTVEDMDLAVRAGLKGGKFVYLSDLKVKSELPSTFKAYRYQQHRWSCGPANLFKKMAMEIMRNKKVSMWKKLYVIYSFFFVRKIVAHVVTFVFYCVIMPATVLVPEVEVPKWGAVYIPSIITLLNAVGTPRSIHLLVFWILFENVMSMHRTKATLTGLLEAGRVNEWVVTEKLGDALKTKSGGKAARKPRIRIGERLHFLELLVGAYLFFCACYDLKYGKNHYFIYLFLQSMAFFVAGVGYVGTFVPNS